A single region of the Ictalurus punctatus breed USDA103 chromosome 26, Coco_2.0, whole genome shotgun sequence genome encodes:
- the LOC108261677 gene encoding endonuclease domain-containing 1 protein produces MKLLSVVLLLLPLSICLARVVNDFTQSCPQFFANPNDVVSPPTGFTGDRFKRICQTLNDQAEFATLYDTENRIPVYSAYRFTGLMKCKRTDKWYIEPQLENGTLGPNMDTESAVRNIVNQAENADYAGSRLHKGHLAPVFHATSQSCSDATFTLTNAAPQNPSFNSGKWKVTERAMANSLKNYCLNKNWSAFVVTGVVPGNNKMNNRVRIPSHFWTAFCCLDNNNIPIHSGAYIGENSNDFAPYRKSVLDVETELTQLYGEHFRNIIPFKFQLFDGKCYTETERAQKRKKSGCETKKRRKL; encoded by the exons ATGAAGCTCCTCAGTGTGGTTCTCCTTCTGCTTCCACTCTCGATCTGTTTGGCTAGAGTTGTGAATGATTTTACTCAGAGCTGTCCACAGTTCTTCGCTAATCCGAATGATGTCGTTTCTCCTCCCACGGGTTTTACTGGGGATCGCTTTAAACGGATCTGTCAAACTCTAAATGATCAAGCTGAATTCGCGACACTTTATGACACGGAGAACAGGATCCCAGTTTACTCAGCATACAGGTTTACCGGACTAATGAAGTGTAAAAGAACGGACAAGTGGTATATTGAACCTCAG CTGGAAAATGGAACCTTGGGGCCAAACATGGATACTGAGTCTGCTGTGAGAAATATAGTTAATCAGGCTGAGAATGCCGATTACGCCGGGTCTCGCTTACATAAAGGACACCTGGCTCCAGTTTTCCATGCCACCTCACAGAGCTGTTCTGATGCCACCTTCACTCTGACCAACGCTGCTCCACAGAATCCATCATTCAACAGCGGGAAGTGGAAGGTGACAGAAAGAGCAATGGCTAATTCTCTGAAAAATTATTGCCTTAATAAAAACTGGAGTGCATTTGTAGTAACTGGGGTTGTGCCgggtaataataaaatgaataacagAGTGCGAATTCCCAGTCACTTCTGGACGGCATTCTGCTGCCTTGATAACAATAATATACCCATACACTCAGGTGCATATATTGGAGAAAATAGTAATGATTTTGCACCATATCGGAAGAGCGTGCTGGACGTGGAGACAGAGTTAACACAGCTGTATGGGGAACATTTCCGTAACATCATTCCTTTCAAATTCCAGCTTTTTGATGGAAAATGCTATACAGAAACTGAAAGGGCACAAAAGCGTAAAAAGTCCGGCTGTGAGACAAAGAAACGTCGAAAATTGTAA
- the LOC128629187 gene encoding uncharacterized protein LOC128629187, whose translation MKLLSVVLLLLPLSLCLAEVVNDFTQSCPGFFATPNDVVSPPTGFTGDRFKRICQTLNDKAEFATLYDTTYRIPVYSAYRFTGLKKCKRSKNWYIEPQLENGTLGPNMDNESAVGNIVNQAKNGDYKKSGYDRGHLAPVFHATSQNCANATFTLTNIAPQIHLFNSGKWNMIEKEMANVLNKDCINVGLRAFVVTGVVPGNNKMNNSVQIPSHFWTAFCCLDNNNKTIRSSAYYGKKDDSVKEKDESEKEKDESEKEKDESVKEKDESEKEKDESEKEKDDSEKEKDESEKEKDESEKEKDESVNEKDESEKEKDESEKEKDDSEKEKDESEKEKDDSEKEKDDSEKEKDESEKEKDESEKEKDESVNEKDESEKEKDDSEKDKDESEKEKDDSEKEKDDSEKEKDEFVVYQWNVKNMETELTQLYKIHVNNIPDFRFTLFAGECYTETEPMEKQIVEKPAKDKKGTKACKPKKRQKL comes from the exons ATGAAGCTCCTCAGTGTGGTTCTCCTCCTGCTTCCACTCTCGCTCTGTTTGGCTGAAGTCGTGAATGATTTTACTCAGAGCTGTCCAGGGTTCTTCGCTACTCCGAATGATGTCGTTTCTCCTCCTACGGGTTTTACTGGGGATCGCTTTAAACGGATCTGTCAAACTCTAAATGATAAAGCTGAATTCGCGACACTTTATGACACGACGTACAGGATCCCAGTTTACTCAGCATACAGGTTTACCGGActaaagaaatgtaaaagaaGTAAGAACTGGTATATTGAACCTCAG CTGGAAAATGGAACCTTGGGGCCAAACATGGATAATGAGTCTGCTGTGGGAAATATAGTTAATCAGGCTAAGAACGGAGATTATAAAAAATCTGGCTATGATAGAGGACACCTGGCTCCAGTTTTCCATGCCACCTCACAGAACTGTGCTAATGCCACCTTCACGCTGACCAACATTGCTCCACAGATCCACTTATTCAACAGCGGGAAGTGGAACATGATAGAAAAAGAAATGGCTAATGTACTGAATAAAGATTGCATTAATGTAGGCCTGCGTGCATTTGTAGTAACTGGGGTTGTGCCgggtaataataaaatgaataacagTGTGCAAATTCCCAGTCACTTCTGGACGGCATTCTGCTGCcttgataacaataataaaactataCGCTCAAGTGCATACTATGGAAAAAAGGATGACTCTGTAAAAGAAAAGGATgagtctgaaaaagaaaaggatgagtctgaaaaagaaaaggatgagtctgtaaaagaaaaggatgagtctgaaaaagaaaaggatgagtctgaaaaagaaaaggatgactctgaaaaagaaaaggatgagtctgaaaaagaaaaggatgagtctgaaaaagaaaaggatgagTCTGTAAATGAAAAGGATgagtctgaaaaagaaaaggatgagtctgaaaaagaaaaggatgactctgaaaaagaaaaggatgagtctgaaaaagaaaaggatgactctgaaaaagaaaaggatgactctgaaaaagaaaaggatgagtctgaaaaagaaaaggatgagtctgaaaaagaaaaggatgagTCTGTAAATGAAAAGGATgagtctgaaaaagaaaaggatgacTCTGAAAAAGACAAGGATgagtctgaaaaagaaaaggatgactctgaaaaagaaaaggatgactctgaaaaagaaaaggatgagTTTGTAGTGTATCAGTGGAATGTGAAGAACATGGAGACAGAGTTAACACAGCTGTATAAGATACATGTCAATAACATCCCTGATTTCCGCTTCACTTTGTTTGCTGGAGAATGTTATACAGAAACTGAACCAATGGAAAAACAAATAGTTGAAAAGCCAGCAAAGGATAAAAAAGGAACCAAAGCCTGTAAACCAAAGAAACGTCAAAAATTGTAA
- the LOC128629188 gene encoding endonuclease domain-containing 1 protein-like: MKLLSVVLLLLPLSLCLARVVDDFTVSCPQFFATPYHVVSPPTGFTGTQYKQICQTRNDQAEFATLYDTTYRIPVYSAYRFTGLMKCKRRMGNWYIEAQLENGTLGPNMATESAVRNIVNQAENGDYKYSGYDRGHLAPVFHATSQNCADATFTLTNAAPQAAMFNRNTWMRTEKSMNDILTKSCLNVGLSAFVVTGVVPGTGTLKNEGRVRIPSHFWMAFCCLDNNNISKHSGAYIGENINNAKVDNLERQVLENRLYNLYGRTVTLFGGRC; encoded by the exons ATGAAGCTCCTCAGTGTGGTTCTCCTTCTGCTTCCACTCTCGCTCTGTTTGGCTAGAGTCGTGGATGATTTTACTGTGAGCTGTCCACAGTTCTTCGCTACTCCGTATCATGTCGTTTCTCCTCCCACGGGTTTTACTGGGACTCAGTATAAACAGATCTGTCAAACTCGAAATGATCAAGCTGAATTCGCGACACTTTATGACACGACGTACAGGATCCCAGTTTACTCAGCATACAGGTTTACCGGACTAATGAAGTGTAAAAGAAGGATGGGAAACTGGTATATTGAAGCTCAG CTGGAAAATGGAACCTTGGGGCCAAACATGGCTACTGAGTCTGCTGTGAGAAATATAGTTAATCAGGCTGAGAACGGAGATTATAAATATTCTGGCTATGATAGAGGACACCTGGCTCCAGTTTTCCATGCCACCTCACAGAACTGTGCTGATGCCACCTTCACGCTGACCAACGCTGCTCCACAGGCGGCAATGTTCAACCGCAATACATGGATGAGGACAGAAAAAAGCATGAATGACATACTGACCAAATCTTGCCTTAATGTAGGCCTGAGTGCATTTGTAGTAACTGGGGTTGTGCCGGGTACTGGTACATTGAAAAATGAAGGTAGAGTGCGAATTCCCAGTCACTTCTGGATGGCATTCTGCTGCCTCGATAACAATAATATATCCAAACACTCAGGTGCATATATTggagaaaatataaataatgctaAAGTGGACAATCTGGAAAGGCAGGTACTTGAGAATCGATTATACAATCTGTATGGGAGAACTGTCACTTTGTTTGGTGGTCGATGTTAG
- the LOC108262201 gene encoding pentatricopeptide repeat-containing protein 1, mitochondrial yields the protein MLRCVLLNTVRAGSAVHVRNSPPCFCHIAVRKFANVPNPTGEEDEVQFGDYSRTFSSRMIFRKTSAEQRDAKHIDAEVEQDEPYHFRFRTKHRKSNTPYWYLLQCKKLLKKDKLSEALALFEVDMLKGERLQPEEYNYTVLIGGCGRAGYIKKAFKLYNDMKKRGLEPSGAAYTALFNACAESPWKQSGLEQALKLRQELRRKNIPLNAITHHALLKTVARAGDLKACFQVLREMLQSGQAITQETFQYLLMCCVEDKEQGFRLALQVWHQMLTAGIKPDVQNYNILLRAARDCGIGDPALASKLLLRGQEESELPAQRRGQRSRLREGACPPEPLDVDAFERRVLTDTASDLTRPTLDSTETHPIPASSSPCLSPSLQPAPPSPSVPNLLDPSTCHSDVVALATASNASDRLALIGDLDGFLSKMSDEGLKPTVKTLTLLADVTEPSSQSVHSLIQVANQGGVKLDVGFFNTLIRRAAKVGDVEGAKAAKALMLERKLRVNARTFCSMALTCRTQKDGLQLLADMEACGVTANAHVFSALIGQATRRLDYVWLHELLLQMHQMQVSPNDVIIKQLEFAAQYPPTYDQYKSKNTYLDKINGFRGFYKQWLEFTPAQEMPHPWEKYHQPETEIEPGGVESGRGSDKPRQLS from the exons ATGTTGCGCTGTGTGTTGTTGAACACTGTGCGAGCCGGAAGTGCTGTTCATGTGAGGAATTCTCCGCCGTGTTTCTGTCACATCGCTGTGAGAAAGTTCGCGAATGTCCCAAACCCAACCGGAGAAGAAGATGAGGTCCAGTTCGGGGATTATTCTAGAACTTTCTCCTCCAGGATGATTTTCCGGAAGACGTCCGCTGAGCAGCGGGACGCGAAACATATAGACGCGGAAGTGGAGCAGGACGAACCTTACCACTTCCGGTTTAGAACCAAGCACCGGAAGAGTAACACACCGTACTGGTATTTACTGCAGTGCAAGAAGCTGCTCAAGAAAGATAAA tTATCTGAGGCATTAGCGCTGTTTGAGGTTGACATGCTGAAAGGGGAGCGATTGCAGCCGGAGGAGTATAACTACACGGTGCTGATTGGGGGATGTGGACGAGCCGGATATATCAAAAAAGCCTTTAAACTTTACAATGat ATGAAGAAGCGCGGGTTAGAGCCCTCGGGCGCGGCCTACACGGCTCTGTTCAACGCCTGCGCCGAGTCTCCGTGGAAGCAGTCGGGTCTGGAGCAGGCGCTGAAACTGCGTCAGGAACTGCGCAGGAAAAACATCCCTCTCAATGCCATTACCCATCATGCACTGCTCAAAACGGTGGCGCGGGCCGGAGACCTGAAGGCTTGTTTTCAAGTGCTGCGG gagatgCTACAAAGCGGACAGGCCATCACACAAGAGACATTTCAGTACTTGCTGATGTGCTGCGTGGAGGACAAGGAGCAGGGCTTCAGACTCGCgctacag GTGTGGCACCAGATGCTAACAGCTGGAATAAAACCAGACGTCCAGAACTATAACATCCTTCTGCGCGCCGCGAGGGATTGTGGGATCGGCGATCCTGCCCTGGCTTCTAAATTACTCCTGAGGGGTCAGGAGGAGTCCGAACTCCCAGCTCAGAGAAGAGGTCAGAGGTCGAGGCTGAGAGAGGGGGCGTGTCCTCCGGAGCCTTTAGACGTGGATGCGTTCGAGCGGCGCGTGCTGACCGACACGGCGTCTGATCTCACACGGCCGACTCTGGACTCGACAGAAACTCATCCGATTCCTGCTTCCTCGTCACCTTGCCTGTCGCCGTCGCTACAGCCGGCGCCTCCGTCGCCGTCGGTCCCAAACCTGCTGGACCCGAGCACCTGTCACTCGGATGTGGTCGCCTTGGCGACAGCGAGCAACGCGTCCGATAGGCTGGCGCTGATCGGAGACCTCGACGGCTTCCTGAGTAAAATGTCCGACGAGGGATTGAAGCCCACCGTCAAGACTCTCACGCTGTTGGCCGACGTCACGGAGCCCAGCAGCCAATCAGTACACAGCCTGATCCAGGTGGCCAATCAGGGCGGAGTCAAGCTGGACGTGGGTTTCTTTAATACGCTGATCAGGAGAGCTGCTAAAGTGGGAGACGTGGAGGGAGCCAAG gCTGCGAAGGCGCTGATGCTGGAGAGGAAGTTGCGTGTAAACGCTCGGACGTTCTGCAGCATGGCCCTGACCTGTCGCACGCAGAAAGACGGACTCCAGCTCCTCGCCGACATGGAG gCGTGCGGCGTGACGGCGAACGCTCACGTGTTCagcgctctgattggtcaggccACGCGGCGTTTGGACTACGTCTGGCTGCACGAGCTGCTGCTTCAGATGCACCAGATGCAGGTTTCACCCAACGACGTCATCATCAAGCAGCTGGAGTTCGCCGCGCAGTATCCTCCCACCTACGACCAG TACAAGTCGAAGAACACGTACTTGGACAAGATCAACGGTTTCCGTGGTTTCTATAAGCAGTGGCTGGAGTTCACGCCTGCACAGGAGATGCCACACCCATGGGAGAAATATCACCAACCCGAGACCGAGATCGAGCCGGGTGGAGTGGAGTCTGGACGTGGGAGCGATAAACCGCGTCAGCTGAGCTGA
- the LOC108261942 gene encoding endonuclease domain-containing 1 protein encodes MKLLSVVLLLLPLSLCLAVVVDDFTESCPGFFANPYHVVSPPTGFTGTQYKRICQTLNNKAEFATLYDTTYRIPVYSAYRFTGLMKCNRLDKWHTEPELEVGMQDQNQKTCLVNQAENGDYKYSGYDRGHLAPVFLATSQNCADATFTLTNAAPQAAMFNRNTWMRTEKSMNDTLTKSCLNVGLSAFVVTGVVPGTGTLKNEGRVRIPSHFWMAFCCLDNNNISKHSGAYIGENINNAKVDNLDRQVLENRLNSLYGRTVTLFGGRC; translated from the exons ATGAAGCTCCTCAGTGTGGTTCTCCTTCTGCTTCCACTCTCGCTCTGTTTGGCTGTAGTCGTGGATGATTTTACTGAGAGCTGTCCAGGGTTCTTCGCTAATCCGTATCATGTCGTTTCTCCTCCTACGGGTTTTACTGGGACTCAGTATAAACGGATCTGTCAAACTCTAAATAATAAAGCTGAATTCGCGACACTTTATGACACGACGTACAGGATCCCAGTTTACTCAGCATACAGGTTTACCGGACTAATGAAGTGTAACAGATTGGACAAGTGGCATACTGAACCTGAG CTGGAAGTTGGAATGCAGGATCAAAACCAGAAAACTTGTCTAGTTAATCAGGCTGAGAACGGAGATTATAAATATTCTGGCTATGATAGAGGACACCTGGCTCCAGTTTTCCTTGCCACCTCACAGAACTGTGCTGATGCCACCTTCACGCTGACCAACGCTGCGCCACAGGCGGCAATGTTCAACCGCAATACGTGGATGAGGACAGAAAAAAGCATGAATGACACACTGACCAAATCTTGCCTTAATGTAGGCCTGAGTGCATTTGTAGTAACTGGGGTTGTGCCGGGTACTGGTACGTTGAAAAATGAAGGTAGAGTGCGAATTCCCAGTCACTTCTGGATGGCATTCTGCTGCCTCGATAACAATAATATATCCAAACACTCAGGTGCATATATTggagaaaatataaataatgctaAAGTGGACAATCTGGACAGGCAGGTACTTGAGAATCGATTAAACAGTCTGTATGGGAGAACTGTCACTTTGTTTGGTGGTCGATGTTAG